The proteins below are encoded in one region of Vulpes lagopus strain Blue_001 chromosome 10, ASM1834538v1, whole genome shotgun sequence:
- the LOC121499862 gene encoding putative olfactory receptor 2B8, producing MESSFLHRQSARERANDSTFSGFLLLGFSNRPQLETPLFVLILIVYFLSFLGNGTIILLSWMDPRLHTPMYFFLSNLSFMDLCLTTCTVPQTLANLQGRVKTITYGGCVTQLFIALGLGGVECVLLAVMAYDRYAAVCRPLHYLAIVHPQLCLRLVLTAWFTGFGNSVLQTALTMILPLCGRNQLDHFFCEVPVMLKLSCADTSINQAELFTVSVFFLVVPLSLILLSYGHITRAVLKIKSAQGRQKAFGTCGSHLMVVVIFFGTLISMYLQPPSSYSQDVNKSIALFYTLVTPLLNPLIYTLRNKEVKGALRRLLRVTMDSRRS from the coding sequence ATGGAGTCCTCCTTCTTGCACAGGCAGAGTGCAAGAGAAAGAGCTAATGACAGCACCTTCTCAGGATTCCTTCTCCTAGGATTCTCCAACAGGCCTCAGTTGGAGACGCCTCTCTTTGTGCTCATCCTGATCGTTTACTTCTTGAGCTTTCTTGGCAATGGCACCATCATCCTTCTGTCTTGGATGGACCCTCGCCTGCACACCcccatgtatttcttcctgtCCAACCTCTCTTTCATGGATCTTTGTTTGACCACCTGCACAGTGCCTCAGACGCTGGCCAACCTCCAGGGGCGGGTCAAGACCATCACGTATGGTGGCTGTGTGACCCAGCTCTTCATCGCCCTGGGACTTGGGGGCGTGGAGTGTGTGCTCCTGGCCgtcatggcctatgaccgctatgccGCTGTGTGCCGCCCACTGCACTACCTGGCCATCGTGCACCCGCAGCTTTGCCTGCGGCTGGTGCTAACTGCTTGGTTCACAGGGTTCGGCAACTCTGTGCTACAAACGGCTCTGACCATGATTCTTCCCCTGTGTGGGAGAAACCAGCTGGACCATTTCTTCTGTGAAGTTCCGGTGATGCTGAAGCTGTCCTGTGCCGACACCTCCATCAATCAGGCTGAACTCTTCACGGTCAGCGTCTTCTTCCTCGTTGTGCCCCTGTCTCTCATCTTACTGTCCTATGGCCACATCACCCGGGCAGTCCTGAAGATAAAGTCAGCCCAGGGGAGGCAGAAGGCCTTCGGAACCTGTGGTTCCCACCTCATGGTGGTGGTCATCTTCTTTGGCACACTCATCTCAATGTACCTCCAGCCTCCCTCCAGTTATTCACAGGATGTGAACAAGAGCATTGCACTCTTCTACACACTGGTCACTCCCCTGCTTAATCCCCTCATTTAcactctgagaaacaaagaggTCAAAGGGGCACTGAGGAGACTGCTGAGGGTGACCATGGACTCCAGAAGGAGCTAA